The following coding sequences lie in one Moritella viscosa genomic window:
- a CDS encoding NADH-dependent flavin oxidoreductase gives MTDNLFQTYVLNKTLSLKNRILMAPLTRCMADDELVPTQDMADYYGRRGEAGLIISEAVIIRPDGQGYPNTPGIFTPAQIVGWRTVTDAVHKNGGKIFAQLWHTGRVAHPHFYQANTGNQDVMAPSAVGVEGSVPRMRELTYQIPKSVSVEEIVELVSDYSQAAENAIDAGFDGVEIHGANGYLIDQFLHHNSNRRSDEYGETPENMSRFALEVVDAIIARIGNERTALRVSPGAYFNMAGDSRDRAVFDYLVPELEKRDLAFLHIGIFDDSMEFDYLGGRASSYVRSIYNKTLVGVGSFTAEAGSKAIADDKFDLLAIGRPFIANPDYVERVRDGKDLVEYSDAMLTSLV, from the coding sequence ATGACTGACAATTTATTTCAAACTTATGTGCTTAATAAGACTTTATCTTTAAAAAATCGTATTCTCATGGCTCCTCTGACTCGCTGTATGGCTGATGATGAATTGGTACCGACTCAAGATATGGCTGATTACTATGGTCGTCGGGGTGAGGCCGGTTTAATCATTTCTGAAGCGGTGATCATACGTCCAGACGGTCAAGGTTATCCAAATACTCCAGGTATCTTTACGCCAGCACAAATCGTTGGTTGGAGAACCGTAACTGATGCGGTACATAAAAACGGTGGCAAAATTTTTGCACAGCTCTGGCATACAGGCCGTGTAGCACACCCACACTTTTACCAAGCAAATACGGGGAACCAAGATGTAATGGCGCCTTCTGCTGTAGGTGTTGAAGGTAGTGTACCTAGAATGCGTGAGCTGACTTACCAAATACCAAAGTCTGTATCGGTTGAAGAGATTGTTGAGTTAGTCAGTGATTATTCTCAAGCTGCGGAAAATGCTATAGACGCCGGGTTTGATGGTGTTGAAATTCACGGTGCTAATGGGTATTTAATTGACCAATTCTTACACCATAATAGTAACCGCCGTAGTGATGAATATGGCGAGACACCTGAAAACATGTCTCGTTTTGCACTCGAGGTTGTTGATGCAATCATTGCTCGTATTGGTAATGAAAGAACTGCACTGCGTGTATCACCGGGTGCATATTTCAATATGGCTGGTGATAGCCGTGATCGTGCTGTATTCGATTATCTTGTTCCTGAACTTGAGAAACGTGATTTAGCCTTCTTACATATTGGTATTTTCGATGATTCGATGGAATTTGACTATTTAGGTGGTCGAGCGTCAAGTTATGTTCGCAGTATTTATAACAAGACATTAGTGGGAGTGGGTAGCTTTACCGCTGAAGCTGGTAGCAAAGCAATTGCAGATGATAAATTTGATCTTCTGGCGATAGGTCGACCATTTATTGCCAACCCTGATTATGTCGAGCGTGTTCGAGATGGTAAGGATTTAGTTGAATATTCAGATGCTATGTTGACGAGTCTTGTATAA
- a CDS encoding HTH-type transcriptional activator, AraC family, giving the protein MDPLSVILQRFSMNTEVFFTGHLCGISNFNREPNKGHLHLLQSGEITIIDEHGTSHLINEPTVMFFPTQHAHRVIASEENPPKLVCASIVYNENTVNPIADALPRLLCFKLSENQSLMKTAQWLFEEAFNEDSGRLPMINSLTDIFIIYVLRHVIDNNIMQYGLLAGLAHPQISKVLLAIHETPERQWGLEEMAELALMSRSKFADVFKRTVGQSPGDYIIDWRIVVAKGLLLQNKPVALVANAVGYENGSALARVFRKKLGISPKQWIEQTL; this is encoded by the coding sequence ATGGATCCGTTATCAGTCATTCTTCAACGATTCTCAATGAATACCGAAGTGTTTTTTACCGGTCATCTTTGTGGTATTTCTAATTTCAATCGAGAGCCAAACAAAGGCCATTTACATCTATTGCAAAGTGGTGAGATCACGATAATCGATGAGCATGGAACGTCACATTTAATCAATGAACCTACAGTGATGTTTTTCCCCACACAACATGCGCACCGTGTAATCGCCAGTGAAGAAAACCCGCCAAAATTGGTCTGTGCAAGTATCGTTTATAATGAAAATACAGTGAATCCGATTGCTGATGCCCTGCCAAGATTACTGTGCTTCAAACTCAGTGAAAACCAATCGCTAATGAAAACCGCGCAGTGGTTATTTGAAGAGGCATTTAATGAAGATAGCGGACGACTTCCAATGATTAACTCGTTGACAGATATCTTTATTATTTACGTGCTACGCCATGTTATTGATAACAATATTATGCAGTATGGTCTGCTCGCAGGATTAGCCCATCCGCAAATATCGAAAGTGTTATTAGCTATACACGAGACACCTGAGCGACAATGGGGGTTAGAAGAGATGGCTGAACTAGCGCTTATGTCTCGATCAAAGTTTGCCGACGTATTTAAGCGTACTGTTGGTCAAAGCCCTGGCGATTATATAATTGATTGGCGTATTGTTGTGGCTAAGGGTCTACTATTACAAAACAAGCCAGTGGCCCTTGTTGCTAATGCCGTAGGTTATGAAAATGGTTCAGCGCTAGCACGAGTATTTAGGAAGAAACTTGGCATCTCACCTAAGCAGTGGATCGAACAAACGCTTTAA
- a CDS encoding putative exported protein, whose translation MKLSTFVKSTFMTTALVASSLTFAANIEVNASSNDIAISGYDTVSYFTKGTPTKGSNDFTAAYKGAIYQFSSADNRDLFKADPSKYAPQYGGFCAMGVALNKKLDTDPTAWHIRGDKLYLNYNKAVQTKWNTDIPGYIETAQVNWIDIKGLTEEQIEKVYD comes from the coding sequence ATGAAGCTTTCAACATTTGTAAAATCAACATTCATGACGACTGCACTTGTCGCTAGCAGCTTAACTTTTGCTGCAAATATTGAAGTAAATGCGAGCAGTAATGACATCGCAATCAGTGGTTACGATACTGTTTCTTACTTTACAAAAGGTACACCAACTAAAGGGTCGAACGATTTCACAGCCGCTTACAAGGGCGCCATTTATCAGTTTTCATCTGCTGATAACCGCGATTTATTCAAAGCAGATCCAAGTAAATATGCACCACAATATGGCGGTTTTTGCGCGATGGGTGTGGCATTGAATAAAAAATTAGATACAGACCCAACTGCTTGGCATATTCGTGGCGACAAATTGTACCTGAACTACAACAAAGCTGTTCAGACAAAATGGAACACTGATATTCCTGGTTATATCGAAACAGCGCAAGTTAACTGGATTGATATTAAAGGATTAACCGAAGAACAAATCGAAAAAGTGTACGACTAA
- a CDS encoding putative exported protein — protein sequence MNNKLIVSAALAAVMSTGVIASAEAASKKEKCYGIAKAGQNDCANLAGTHSCAGQSSLSNDKGEWKLVTKGTCSTLGGLSKQEAKQLYLASK from the coding sequence ATGAATAATAAATTAATAGTAAGTGCTGCATTAGCAGCTGTGATGTCTACAGGTGTTATAGCCTCTGCAGAAGCTGCAAGTAAAAAAGAAAAGTGTTATGGCATAGCGAAAGCGGGTCAAAACGATTGTGCGAACTTAGCCGGTACCCATTCATGTGCAGGGCAATCAAGCCTGAGTAATGATAAAGGTGAGTGGAAATTAGTCACAAAAGGTACTTGTTCAACATTGGGTGGATTGTCAAAGCAAGAAGCCAAGCAATTATATTTGGCCTCTAAATAA
- a CDS encoding putative prolyl-tRNA synthetase: MTHIEDIYQTNIKLLNQCDIAFNEWKHEPITDTETDDRVMAELKITGALTKSLFLKIKGGGFALFLTDKRKRLNSKLIKSVLGKRVSICSDEEMIEQIGCIPGAVCPFGLPEHIQLVVDTDLYDSDELLYTPGYPTGTIGIPGPSLPMLLTHLPNLVHEI, encoded by the coding sequence ATGACACATATAGAAGACATTTATCAAACTAATATAAAATTATTAAATCAATGTGATATTGCGTTTAATGAATGGAAGCATGAACCTATCACTGATACCGAAACAGATGATAGAGTAATGGCTGAATTGAAAATTACAGGGGCTTTAACTAAAAGTTTATTTTTGAAAATTAAAGGCGGAGGTTTTGCTCTGTTTTTAACAGACAAGCGTAAACGATTAAATAGTAAGTTAATAAAATCCGTGTTGGGCAAGCGCGTGTCAATTTGCAGTGATGAAGAAATGATTGAACAAATTGGCTGTATTCCTGGTGCAGTGTGTCCTTTTGGTTTACCCGAACACATACAACTGGTGGTCGATACTGACCTATATGACAGTGATGAATTACTTTATACGCCGGGCTATCCAACAGGAACAATCGGCATTCCAGGGCCTAGTTTACCGATGTTGCTTACGCATTTACCAAATCTCGTGCATGAAATTTAA
- a CDS encoding hypothetical protein (No significant database matches): protein MGLGEWGSRWERSQMSDDDLSVELLMWDMRRTINSSALPQERTVLHFEFKDLGKVYRNWWLLVEKGQLGY, encoded by the coding sequence ATGGGTCTGGGAGAATGGGGATCTCGTTGGGAGCGAAGTCAAATGTCGGATGATGATCTGAGTGTCGAATTGTTAATGTGGGACATGCGCCGCACTATTAATAGTTCAGCATTACCTCAGGAGCGCACTGTATTGCACTTTGAATTTAAAGATTTGGGTAAAGTTTATCGCAATTGGTGGTTGCTGGTAGAAAAAGGGCAACTTGGTTATTAG
- a CDS encoding putative uncharacterized protein (No significant database matches) — translation MQTTSIDKFRLKWRWTEEEYCLLSEDELFQIIPLALESAKEVWETSLTFVSDKSDFSPCDELFTDINSIEATNKNAVREWLSDKVPKCEVIVSWQPDTAVLTNTELFIQYWDDFCYGASDDVSIWPKDKSWVIHYWHEEVFWHGKSTSV, via the coding sequence GTGCAAACAACTAGCATTGATAAATTTCGACTTAAGTGGCGATGGACTGAAGAAGAGTACTGTTTACTTTCTGAAGATGAGCTTTTTCAGATAATACCATTAGCACTAGAATCTGCTAAAGAAGTATGGGAAACCTCGTTAACATTTGTTTCAGATAAAAGTGATTTTTCACCGTGCGATGAACTCTTCACTGATATAAATAGTATTGAAGCAACGAATAAAAATGCAGTAAGGGAATGGCTGTCAGATAAAGTGCCTAAATGTGAGGTCATTGTCTCTTGGCAACCAGATACAGCTGTTCTAACAAATACAGAATTGTTTATTCAGTACTGGGATGACTTTTGTTACGGTGCAAGTGATGATGTTTCCATCTGGCCAAAAGATAAATCATGGGTAATTCACTACTGGCACGAAGAAGTATTTTGGCATGGTAAATCAACAAGCGTATAA
- a CDS encoding acetyltransferase, GNAT family — MDINLRKATLADAKEIANIHVISWKTSFAGLMPEKYISGHTESSRVDEWKKIISMNVEKVVVAESNNKVLGFMSFSVKSQVSRELELSKLYLFPSVYGKNLGSKFMHFLQTEATAQGVNTINLYVLDNNEPAIRFYSKHGFEFVDGYVSEEFEGETIIDLKMTKRV; from the coding sequence GTGGATATTAACTTAAGAAAAGCAACACTGGCGGATGCTAAAGAAATTGCCAATATACATGTGATCTCATGGAAAACCTCGTTTGCTGGACTGATGCCAGAAAAGTACATATCTGGTCATACCGAGTCATCTCGCGTCGATGAATGGAAGAAAATAATTTCAATGAATGTTGAAAAAGTTGTTGTGGCAGAAAGTAACAATAAAGTACTTGGCTTTATGTCATTTAGTGTGAAATCACAGGTTTCAAGAGAATTGGAGTTAAGTAAGCTTTACCTTTTCCCGAGTGTTTATGGGAAAAACTTAGGTAGCAAATTCATGCATTTCTTACAAACAGAGGCGACAGCTCAAGGCGTAAATACTATCAATCTCTATGTACTTGATAACAATGAACCAGCAATTCGTTTTTACTCGAAACATGGTTTCGAGTTTGTAGATGGTTATGTATCAGAGGAGTTTGAAGGTGAAACTATCATTGACCTTAAAATGACCAAGAGAGTTTAG
- a CDS encoding putative hydrolase, which produces MDTLLDTAPLSSIETVKAYLAAFSEKNIENALKYVSDDAIWHIDGDPILKTVGIIQGKVAIKQWLQRFPEGFQPIGFTLEPLIDSSPDVIAIGHFRHRIVKTEAIADGHFMIRFTTNNGKITRYQIFEDSLMLSKAHHSNNPHRSALVNGVQYGWDDHGGGSTLIFLHGLFLDRTFWSPVISHIETQCRCVVFDMPGHGSSGWRDGLDLNTIADDIALWIIENNINNVTLVGHSQGGMIALRIAIKYPQLLKKLVLINTTAQAENPLNIPLWHLRQSLLLSSDDDNRRSFFEDIQKVKYSSSWLKDQPNHTEKEINKLMNAAPKLLSHAMDAAIIRREDIRSLLKNITIDTIVLVGDQDSATPPDHGEEITQLMPYATCYTVEKAGHSIPIENPKALAQYLVLAIQES; this is translated from the coding sequence ATGGATACTCTTTTAGACACTGCACCGTTGTCTTCGATTGAAACAGTTAAAGCTTATTTGGCCGCTTTTTCCGAAAAAAATATCGAAAACGCACTTAAATATGTAAGTGACGATGCCATTTGGCATATTGATGGTGACCCCATTTTAAAAACGGTGGGTATAATTCAAGGTAAGGTTGCAATTAAACAATGGTTACAGCGTTTTCCCGAGGGTTTTCAGCCTATCGGCTTTACGCTAGAACCATTAATTGATTCTTCACCCGATGTCATCGCTATTGGTCACTTTCGTCACCGTATAGTGAAAACAGAAGCTATTGCGGACGGTCATTTTATGATTCGGTTCACCACAAATAATGGGAAAATAACGCGATATCAAATTTTTGAAGATTCTCTCATGCTGTCTAAAGCACATCACAGCAACAATCCTCACCGTTCAGCGTTAGTCAATGGTGTCCAATATGGCTGGGATGACCATGGTGGAGGTTCAACGTTAATATTTCTACATGGTTTATTTCTTGACCGAACATTTTGGTCTCCCGTTATTAGTCACATTGAGACACAATGTCGTTGCGTTGTATTTGATATGCCAGGTCATGGCTCTAGTGGTTGGCGTGACGGATTAGATCTAAATACTATTGCTGATGATATAGCTTTGTGGATTATTGAAAATAACATCAATAATGTAACCTTGGTAGGCCACAGCCAAGGGGGGATGATTGCTTTACGAATCGCGATTAAATATCCTCAACTGCTAAAGAAACTAGTGCTAATCAACACTACCGCACAAGCTGAGAATCCTTTGAATATACCTTTATGGCACCTGCGCCAATCTTTATTATTGTCATCAGATGATGACAATAGACGTAGTTTTTTTGAAGATATACAAAAGGTTAAATATTCCTCCTCTTGGTTAAAAGACCAACCTAACCACACAGAAAAAGAAATAAATAAACTGATGAATGCTGCTCCAAAGTTGCTTTCCCATGCCATGGATGCAGCGATCATCCGGAGAGAAGATATACGTAGCCTACTAAAAAATATAACAATAGATACAATAGTACTTGTAGGAGATCAAGACTCTGCAACCCCACCAGATCATGGGGAAGAAATTACACAATTAATGCCTTATGCTACCTGTTATACTGTAGAAAAGGCTGGTCACTCTATTCCAATTGAAAACCCTAAAGCATTGGCGCAATATTTAGTATTGGCAATTCAAGAGAGTTGA
- a CDS encoding HTH-type transciptional regulator, LysR-family, whose translation MNFENIYFFTAVIRNGSLSKAASELGVSPQTVGRKVANLEHEIGTTLFIKHPTGYQPTTDGLLFYREAENVEKSLVSLKTQFRTKNKEYEGVVRVALPEMIALRIVIPQLQPFIQNYPKLELQIVTGIYNVGIARGDADIALRLKRPEKGSLTVRKVGSMSSGMFVSKGQKSVLDNVPLVGWDSHIDLPSAKWLAKLTNRSPNIRFNTLASQEAAIRSGVGAGILPHFLSDGLTPIETPLIKPEPLWLVSHASETTTPRIRAVYDEIANIISANEKNLMPVDRKISN comes from the coding sequence ATGAATTTTGAAAATATCTATTTTTTCACTGCCGTTATTCGTAATGGAAGTCTCAGTAAAGCGGCATCTGAATTGGGCGTTAGTCCACAAACGGTAGGTCGTAAAGTCGCTAATTTAGAGCATGAAATCGGGACGACACTTTTCATCAAGCACCCGACAGGTTACCAGCCAACTACTGATGGTTTATTATTTTACCGAGAAGCCGAAAATGTAGAAAAATCGTTAGTATCTCTAAAAACCCAATTCAGAACTAAAAACAAAGAATACGAAGGCGTTGTGAGAGTGGCTCTTCCAGAAATGATAGCGTTACGTATTGTTATCCCCCAATTGCAACCCTTTATTCAGAACTACCCAAAGCTTGAATTGCAAATAGTTACAGGCATATATAATGTAGGTATAGCAAGAGGTGATGCAGACATTGCTTTACGTTTAAAGCGTCCAGAAAAAGGATCATTAACTGTCCGCAAAGTTGGTAGTATGTCATCAGGAATGTTTGTATCAAAAGGCCAAAAATCAGTCCTAGATAATGTCCCTTTAGTTGGTTGGGATAGCCATATAGATTTACCTTCAGCGAAGTGGTTGGCTAAACTCACTAATCGTTCTCCTAATATTAGATTTAATACACTTGCATCCCAAGAAGCAGCAATTCGTAGTGGTGTAGGCGCAGGAATATTACCTCATTTTTTATCCGACGGTTTAACCCCAATTGAAACGCCCCTGATTAAACCTGAGCCTCTATGGTTAGTTAGCCACGCTAGCGAAACTACTACACCAAGAATCAGAGCTGTTTATGATGAAATTGCTAATATAATTAGTGCTAACGAAAAAAATCTGATGCCTGTTGACAGGAAGATAAGCAATTAA
- a CDS encoding ATP-dependent RNA helicase has protein sequence MSEFKEFSLLESIIDRVSLKGYKQPTPIQKECIPALINGNDLLGIAQTGTGKTAAFSLPIINNFGRNKIDIKAKSTRSLILTPTRELASQIMQNIDDYSDGLGLKTKVVYGGVGRQDQVDSIALGLDILVATPGRLLDLIKTGDINFKALEVFVLDEADTMLDMGFFKDVQSIISKLPKNRQTLLFSATMPPKIEILAEAILTDPTKIQITAKTVTIDLINQSVYHLEKSNKVPLLFNILKESDYKKVLIFCKTKPGADIIVNALEEASITAASLHSGKTQAAREEALQHFKDANLTVLVATDVAARGIDVDNITLVINYNLPEDPRNYIHRIGRTARAGKSGMAISFAVENDITLLKSIEKSIGQVIPVVTEQPFHKEFAEAPKKVKKKVKKRNRR, from the coding sequence ATGTCAGAGTTTAAAGAATTTTCACTTTTAGAGTCAATTATTGACCGCGTTAGTCTTAAAGGCTATAAACAGCCCACACCAATCCAAAAAGAATGTATCCCAGCTCTTATTAATGGGAATGACCTTCTTGGTATAGCGCAAACGGGAACAGGAAAAACTGCGGCTTTTTCATTGCCTATTATCAATAATTTTGGGCGGAATAAAATAGATATCAAAGCTAAGAGCACGCGTTCACTCATACTAACGCCTACAAGAGAGCTTGCCTCGCAAATAATGCAAAACATTGACGACTACTCTGATGGTTTAGGGCTTAAAACTAAGGTTGTTTATGGTGGTGTAGGAAGACAAGATCAAGTTGACTCTATCGCACTTGGACTTGATATTTTAGTCGCCACCCCTGGAAGGTTATTGGATTTAATTAAAACGGGCGATATAAATTTTAAGGCGTTAGAAGTATTTGTGTTAGATGAAGCAGATACAATGCTTGATATGGGGTTCTTTAAGGATGTTCAAAGCATCATATCTAAACTGCCAAAGAACCGACAAACACTATTGTTTTCAGCTACTATGCCACCTAAAATAGAGATACTTGCAGAAGCAATATTAACGGATCCAACAAAAATTCAAATTACTGCTAAAACGGTTACTATCGACTTGATTAATCAAAGCGTATACCATCTTGAAAAATCGAATAAAGTACCTTTGCTATTTAATATCCTGAAAGAATCTGACTATAAAAAAGTCCTCATCTTCTGTAAAACAAAGCCTGGCGCAGACATCATTGTTAACGCACTCGAAGAAGCATCAATAACTGCCGCTAGCCTTCACAGTGGTAAAACACAAGCAGCAAGAGAGGAAGCGTTACAACACTTTAAAGACGCTAATTTAACCGTATTAGTTGCAACTGATGTTGCTGCTCGTGGGATTGATGTTGATAATATTACTTTAGTCATTAACTATAACCTACCTGAAGATCCAAGAAACTACATACACCGTATAGGACGAACTGCGCGTGCAGGGAAAAGTGGAATGGCCATTTCATTTGCTGTCGAAAATGATATAACGCTATTAAAGAGTATTGAAAAGAGCATAGGCCAAGTCATTCCTGTTGTTACAGAACAGCCTTTCCATAAAGAGTTTGCTGAAGCACCTAAAAAAGTCAAAAAAAAGGTTAAAAAAAGAAATAGAAGGTGA
- a CDS encoding putative exported protein, whose protein sequence is MNKLFVLLLLLAANFAHAFNIGDAIPRFEITDQFDQVHTIKADTQNIIVAGDKDTSSIIRDFLLAQDKGFLAAHQAYYVADISGMPSLISKFFALPKMRKYPFSILLLDDSNKDKFSKKEDHITIYTVSEGKISEIKYIKTATELAAVFE, encoded by the coding sequence ATGAATAAGTTGTTCGTATTATTACTACTATTGGCCGCAAATTTCGCCCACGCATTTAATATCGGAGACGCGATACCTCGTTTTGAAATTACCGATCAATTTGACCAAGTGCATACTATCAAAGCGGATACCCAAAATATTATTGTCGCTGGTGATAAAGATACCAGTAGTATCATTCGTGATTTCTTATTAGCTCAGGACAAAGGTTTTTTAGCGGCTCACCAAGCTTATTATGTGGCTGACATATCAGGGATGCCAAGTTTAATTAGCAAATTCTTTGCTTTGCCTAAAATGAGAAAATATCCATTTTCAATTTTGTTATTAGATGATAGTAACAAAGACAAATTCTCAAAAAAAGAAGATCATATTACGATTTATACGGTAAGTGAAGGAAAAATATCTGAGATTAAATATATTAAAACAGCTACTGAGTTAGCCGCTGTCTTTGAATAA
- a CDS encoding 5'-nucleotidase → MMIKKNKPVRITLAHINDTHSYFEPQSLQLQLNIEGKSISPYVSNGGFSRIATRAKQLKATALQNNRDFIFVHAGDCFQGTLYFSLFKGKANSDMLNALGIDVMTIGNHELDMGNEPVAAFLDRIQFPLLAGNWDLSNEIKTKSHYLNGRPNLFSYQADQQTARWMTRVVDGEPVAIFGVSLDKMADIANVDPDTPFINAFETACNTVRAIRKSGINKIILVSHLGFDGELAKEVDGISLIVGGHSHTLLGDFSDLGLKKEFEYGHQVKGTYIVQAGFHSQALGHCEIDFAADGSVSTFKGKNELLIGRRLCIDASLLTTNDDEVHAKASLYLTQHENVVVCKKDPILQSLLQDKYIPRVRKLQNTVIAKLAEDMRHIRIPDLKGGSDIAPLVAESFAHMMNKDGYRVDFAIHNAGGVRTSLHRGNISIGDIAGKLLPFAVPIGVYRIKGKYIAQALEGAINNATNNGMLGSGSGSYPYTHNLNFSYYAERPRGERIAKLTIYTEEDGWNDIDHEMIYYGTSSAYTMKGKEGYEALTMMETEGIVTQHSMADCFIDFIQTNYK, encoded by the coding sequence ATGATGATAAAGAAGAATAAGCCAGTTAGGATAACTCTCGCTCATATCAATGACACGCACTCCTACTTTGAACCTCAATCACTGCAATTACAGCTTAACATTGAGGGAAAAAGTATATCGCCTTATGTTAGTAATGGCGGGTTTTCCCGTATAGCGACCAGAGCTAAGCAACTTAAAGCGACTGCCCTGCAAAATAATCGAGATTTTATATTTGTTCATGCCGGAGATTGCTTTCAGGGGACACTCTATTTCTCGCTGTTTAAAGGTAAAGCCAACTCAGATATGCTCAATGCACTGGGCATTGATGTGATGACAATTGGTAATCATGAATTAGATATGGGTAATGAACCTGTGGCTGCATTTTTAGATCGTATTCAGTTCCCACTGTTAGCGGGTAACTGGGACCTTTCTAACGAAATAAAAACGAAGTCTCATTATTTAAACGGCCGGCCTAACTTATTCTCTTATCAGGCTGATCAGCAGACGGCACGCTGGATGACTCGTGTTGTAGATGGCGAGCCCGTTGCAATATTCGGGGTATCATTGGATAAGATGGCCGATATAGCGAATGTAGATCCGGACACGCCATTTATTAATGCCTTTGAAACAGCCTGCAATACTGTTCGAGCTATCCGAAAGTCAGGTATTAATAAGATAATATTAGTGAGTCATCTTGGTTTTGATGGTGAATTAGCGAAAGAAGTGGATGGTATCAGCTTGATTGTTGGCGGCCATAGCCACACGCTTCTCGGCGATTTCAGTGACCTAGGACTGAAAAAAGAATTTGAATACGGACATCAGGTTAAAGGTACATATATTGTACAAGCTGGTTTTCATTCACAGGCACTTGGTCACTGTGAGATTGATTTCGCCGCCGATGGTTCGGTTAGCACTTTCAAGGGCAAAAATGAGCTGCTTATTGGTCGCCGACTTTGTATTGATGCAAGCTTGTTAACAACCAATGATGATGAAGTCCATGCAAAGGCGAGCCTCTACCTCACTCAACATGAAAATGTGGTTGTATGTAAAAAAGATCCGATACTACAAAGCTTGCTACAAGATAAATATATCCCGAGAGTACGTAAATTACAAAATACCGTGATTGCTAAGTTAGCAGAGGATATGCGACATATCCGCATTCCTGATCTGAAGGGAGGTAGTGATATTGCCCCGCTAGTAGCCGAATCTTTTGCTCATATGATGAATAAAGATGGTTATCGAGTCGACTTTGCAATTCATAATGCTGGCGGCGTGAGAACGTCTTTACACCGGGGTAATATTTCCATTGGTGATATTGCTGGTAAGCTACTTCCCTTTGCCGTTCCCATTGGCGTTTATCGCATCAAAGGCAAATATATCGCACAGGCACTAGAGGGTGCAATCAACAACGCCACCAATAATGGGATGCTTGGCTCTGGCTCGGGAAGTTACCCTTATACTCATAACTTGAATTTCAGCTATTACGCTGAACGTCCCCGTGGTGAGCGAATTGCTAAACTTACTATTTATACGGAAGAAGATGGTTGGAACGATATCGATCATGAAATGATCTATTACGGAACCTCTTCCGCTTATACTATGAAAGGTAAAGAAGGTTATGAAGCATTAACCATGATGGAAACGGAAGGGATTGTTACCCAACATTCGATGGCAGATTGCTTCATTGATTTTATCCAAACAAACTATAAATAG